ATTTGGTATACTAAAAACTCTGAGTCCGGTTTTCTGCGGTACGGCCAGGAGCCTGGCGAGTGGAGCAACACCATGGCCACGCCGTCCGGCACCATGCACCGCGTCGAGGTTTCCAATCTAAATCGCAACACCAAATACTACTATGAAATCGGCGCCGGCAACCAGGTTTATGCCACGGGCGCGCCGTATTTTTTCCGCACACACCCGCGCGTGGGCGCACGCGTTCCGTTTCGCTTTTTTGCCTTTGGCGATTTCGGCGACGGCTCGGATGAGCAACGGGCAACCGCGGCGCAACTGATCCAGCAGGATGCCAAACATCATTTCGCATTGTTGTTGGGCGATATTATTTACAACAGCGGCGGCCGTGAAAATTACCTGAAAGATTATTTCCCGGCTTATCAAGATCTCATCCGGCACAGCGTGTGGTGGCCAACTCTCGGCAATCACGACATCAAATCCAATCAAGGCGCGGCGTATTTTGAATTTTTTGAAACGCCTGCCAACAATCCCGCAAAAGTCGAGAATTACTATTCGTTCGATTACGCCAATGCTCACTTCATTTCACTCGACCGTGAGTTGCTGTTCACGGGCAACGATTTACAACAGCAGTTGGATTGGGTTCGGCAGGATCTCGCTGCCGCCAAAAGCCGCGGTCAAACCTGGCTGATCGCCATGTGGCATCGAGCGCCGTACAGCGCAGGCTCGCATAACGATGATGAAGAAACGCGGGAAGCGTTTGTGCCGATCATGGACGAATTCGGCGTGGACTTAGTGTTGTGCGGCCATTCGCATGTTGCGGAACGCTCGTTTTTGCTGAACAATCACCAAATCGTCAGCCAAAGTTTAAATGCCTATTCCAAAGAAAGCTTCACACCGGGCACGATTTATGTGGTGTCCGGCGCCGGCGGAAAAATTGAAAACGTGGATCCGCACCCGCTTATGGCTTTTCAGCTTGGCAATGTCACGGGCTTCGCAAGCATTTACCTCAACGGCGACACGCTGATCGGCCGGTGGATCGACGATCAAGGCGAGATCAAAGACAAATTCACGATCATCAAAACTGGCGATGATGCGCCGACCAAAATCGAAGCGGGGGTGGAGACGATGAC
This Cytophagia bacterium CHB2 DNA region includes the following protein-coding sequences:
- a CDS encoding T9SS type A sorting domain-containing protein yields the protein MIRRVLLLAAGAVFIVVQIAQAQLDFGPYVQNTSQNKAVVIWYTKNSESGFLRYGQEPGEWSNTMATPSGTMHRVEVSNLNRNTKYYYEIGAGNQVYATGAPYFFRTHPRVGARVPFRFFAFGDFGDGSDEQRATAAQLIQQDAKHHFALLLGDIIYNSGGRENYLKDYFPAYQDLIRHSVWWPTLGNHDIKSNQGAAYFEFFETPANNPAKVENYYSFDYANAHFISLDRELLFTGNDLQQQLDWVRQDLAAAKSRGQTWLIAMWHRAPYSAGSHNDDEETREAFVPIMDEFGVDLVLCGHSHVAERSFLLNNHQIVSQSLNAYSKESFTPGTIYVVSGAGGKIENVDPHPLMAFQLGNVTGFASIYLNGDTLIGRWIDDQGEIKDKFTIIKTGDDAPTKIEAGVETMTPGRFAVHYPNPFHASAPGAGMRLVFSISSPAPVQAAIYDMLGREVARLSNNNFFPAGRHELSWSGRDADGNVAAKGIYFYRVQAGNHIHTAKVLVLP